The DNA segment GTTATCAATTTTTTAACTTCTGGCATAAAAATTGCTTTGTTATATATTAGCAAGATAATTTAATCGGAGAAACTAAGTATGCAAAAGAAGACGTCAATGTTGTTACTAACTTTATTATTACCTATTTTTTTTATATTTTCTCTTTTTGCACCATCTCTTAGTAATTCAGCCACAATTAGTTATTACTTTGATATAAATAATAGTGGCATTGTGGGTGGTCCATGGGGAATGATCACACTTACAGAAAATGGGCTTTATCAAGTTGATTTTATAGTAGATCCATTTGATAGTGCTTTTTCCACGACATCCAATTTCGGTTTACAAAATTTTGGATTTAATGAATCAACAACTGATGGATCCAGATTGAGTATTATAAATCTTCCTAGTGGGTGGAGTAAGCTATATGGTGAAGACAATTTAGGTGGATATGGTCCTTATGGGAAATTTGATTTGGAAACAGATAGGACCGGTGGTTCTAGACAAGATCCTTTAAGATTTTCTGTCATTGTTAACCCTTTATACCCGTTTACAATTGATATATCTACATTCACCACTGAACTT comes from the Candidatus Moraniibacteriota bacterium genome and includes:
- a CDS encoding PEP-CTERM sorting domain-containing protein, coding for MQKKTSMLLLTLLLPIFFIFSLFAPSLSNSATISYYFDINNSGIVGGPWGMITLTENGLYQVDFIVDPFDSAFSTTSNFGLQNFGFNESTTDGSRLSIINLPSGWSKLYGEDNLGGYGPYGKFDLETDRTGGSRQDPLRFSVIVNPLYPFTIDISTFTTELSTEGYLFAGHIAGFTAAGSPETSAKFSTTGHPVTTVPEPATMFLLGSGLIGLAGF